In one Bacteroidales bacterium genomic region, the following are encoded:
- a CDS encoding PKD domain-containing protein → MKKFYLFLSFSFISILLIAQTPNYSRIKVPEGATQALTMLQLGINLDNAYFLEDGSLIVEASSKELEILQENTLGFEVLIADISKYYAERSLLSEPLGESQTRDILSETYPVPEGFALGSHAGFCTLEEYHTHLDNLHATYPGLITAKMPLSETTIEGRPIYYVRIANDTVPGEKPKVLYTGMIHAREAIGMQHLLFFMYYILENYDSDPEIQYLVDHAELYLVPMVNPDGYAYNIQTNPNGGGMWRKNRKANTGGSYGVDLNRNFGYMWGYDNTGSSPTPSSDTYRGTGPFSEPETQVIRNLCAEIPFTKALNYHSYSNLLLSCWGYMSSATPDNETYMKHSQIMTSDNGYTYGPASTILYNVNGGSDDWMYGEQLTKPKIFAYTPEVGSTNDGFWPSVNRIIPQCQENMYQSLMAGFLSLQYAEAKVVNPPVTKKLNSHLVFEIERLGFQDGGEYTVSLEPLGENILSTGDPLLFLDMEQLEKRIDSISYSLDPEISGGTAIEFMIGVDNGSYTKYDTIQIWYGLSETAFIDPCNNLLGWTGNWGLSNFQYVSPPSSITDSPSGNYPSSGSRTITTSSQVAIPNAATAYLKYYARWDINGMGAYVQARISVNNGGSWSPLAGEYTRPGLFTAVAGQPVYSDKQLDWVTETIDLSNYMGQNVLIRFHLYSSSWGTSTADGFYFDDIEIVSVPFTTPVNALFEANETLIMEGSEVTFSDVSIGNPDTWQWNFEGGEPLVSVIQNPVVVYNSPGSYDVQLTASNELDNDTFLANSYILVLDSILCKPEVLAGNDTIILPWETFTATAALVENYQSLLWSTSGDGTFDDATLLHTTYIPGSNDIQLQRAYLTLTGLPVYDICSSASHTLELSIIDYTGIGKVEGDEIMVYPIPANDHIKIDFGGTSPSGLIELMNLTGETIMADEISNASTLLYDLSRFRQGIYLLRFTTGEKVMVKKILLIR, encoded by the coding sequence ATGAAAAAGTTCTACTTATTTCTCAGTTTCTCGTTTATCTCAATTCTGCTAATTGCTCAAACACCTAATTACTCTCGGATAAAAGTGCCTGAAGGCGCAACCCAGGCCCTCACAATGCTGCAACTTGGCATCAACCTCGACAATGCCTATTTTCTTGAAGATGGCTCCCTGATCGTTGAAGCTTCTTCCAAAGAACTTGAAATATTACAGGAAAACACTCTTGGCTTTGAGGTTCTCATTGCCGATATAAGTAAGTATTATGCAGAACGCAGTCTGTTGTCCGAACCTTTGGGTGAATCGCAAACCCGCGACATTCTTTCAGAAACTTACCCTGTTCCTGAAGGGTTCGCATTAGGTTCGCACGCAGGGTTTTGCACCTTAGAGGAATATCATACCCACCTCGACAATTTACATGCTACTTACCCTGGACTCATCACTGCAAAGATGCCTTTAAGCGAAACTACAATTGAAGGACGCCCGATTTATTATGTAAGGATAGCCAATGATACAGTGCCCGGCGAAAAACCAAAGGTGTTGTACACTGGTATGATCCATGCCCGCGAAGCAATTGGGATGCAGCATTTGCTGTTCTTTATGTATTACATCCTTGAGAATTATGATTCCGACCCTGAAATACAATACCTGGTTGATCATGCTGAACTTTATCTGGTTCCAATGGTAAACCCCGATGGATATGCGTATAATATTCAAACTAATCCGAATGGCGGTGGCATGTGGCGCAAAAACCGAAAAGCAAATACTGGCGGAAGCTATGGAGTTGACCTCAACAGGAATTTTGGCTATATGTGGGGTTACGATAATACTGGTTCTTCGCCAACACCCAGCAGTGATACCTACCGCGGAACAGGCCCGTTTTCAGAACCTGAAACCCAGGTAATCCGCAATCTTTGTGCTGAAATCCCTTTCACTAAAGCATTAAACTATCATTCCTATTCTAACCTGCTGCTCTCCTGCTGGGGTTATATGTCAAGTGCAACTCCTGACAATGAAACTTACATGAAACACTCCCAAATCATGACCTCTGATAACGGTTATACCTATGGACCTGCAAGCACAATACTCTACAATGTGAATGGTGGATCGGACGATTGGATGTACGGTGAACAACTCACAAAACCCAAGATTTTTGCCTATACGCCGGAAGTTGGATCAACTAATGATGGATTCTGGCCTTCAGTAAACCGTATCATACCCCAATGCCAGGAGAATATGTACCAGAGCCTTATGGCGGGTTTTCTAAGTCTTCAATATGCCGAAGCTAAAGTTGTAAACCCTCCGGTTACAAAAAAGTTGAACAGTCATCTGGTTTTTGAAATTGAAAGGCTTGGTTTCCAGGATGGTGGCGAATATACAGTTTCTCTTGAACCACTTGGCGAAAATATCCTCAGCACAGGCGACCCATTGTTATTCCTGGATATGGAACAGTTAGAAAAAAGAATTGACTCAATTTCATATAGTCTTGACCCGGAAATCAGTGGCGGCACAGCGATAGAGTTTATGATTGGAGTTGATAATGGCTCGTATACTAAATATGATACAATACAAATCTGGTACGGATTGTCAGAAACTGCATTTATTGACCCCTGCAACAACCTGCTGGGTTGGACAGGCAACTGGGGACTTTCTAATTTTCAATATGTTTCACCTCCATCTTCTATAACAGATTCCCCTTCAGGAAACTATCCCTCTTCAGGAAGCCGGACCATTACTACCAGCAGCCAGGTTGCTATTCCGAACGCGGCAACAGCTTACCTGAAATACTACGCCCGCTGGGATATCAACGGCATGGGCGCTTATGTACAGGCTAGAATTTCAGTAAATAATGGTGGAAGCTGGTCGCCACTTGCGGGCGAATACACCCGTCCCGGTTTATTTACAGCCGTTGCCGGTCAACCAGTTTATAGTGATAAGCAGCTTGATTGGGTTACCGAAACGATTGACCTGAGCAATTATATGGGTCAGAACGTTCTTATCAGGTTTCATTTGTATAGTTCAAGCTGGGGAACAAGCACTGCCGATGGGTTTTATTTCGATGATATTGAAATCGTATCGGTTCCGTTTACCACACCTGTAAATGCGTTGTTTGAAGCCAATGAAACATTGATAATGGAAGGTTCGGAAGTGACATTCAGCGATGTCTCGATAGGAAACCCTGATACATGGCAATGGAACTTTGAAGGTGGGGAACCTCTGGTTTCCGTGATTCAGAACCCGGTTGTTGTGTATAACTCTCCTGGAAGTTATGATGTGCAACTCACAGCGTCCAATGAGTTAGATAACGATACTTTCCTCGCAAACTCCTACATCCTTGTACTTGATTCAATCCTTTGCAAACCCGAAGTTTTAGCAGGCAATGACACCATAATTCTGCCCTGGGAAACCTTCACTGCTACAGCAGCGCTGGTTGAGAATTACCAATCGTTGCTGTGGTCAACTTCCGGTGACGGAACCTTTGATGACGCTACATTGCTGCATACAACCTATATACCGGGCAGCAACGATATCCAGCTTCAACGTGCATATCTAACGTTAACAGGTTTGCCGGTGTATGATATCTGCAGCAGCGCTTCACATACACTTGAGCTTTCAATTATTGACTATACCGGAATCGGTAAAGTGGAAGGCGATGAAATCATGGTTTATCCAATTCCGGCCAATGATCATATCAAGATTGATTTTGGAGGAACATCACCCTCAGGATTGATTGAACTAATGAACCTTACCGGTGAAACGATCATGGCAGATGAAATCAGCAATGCATCAACACTCCTTTACGATCTGAGCAGGTTCAGACAAGGAATCTATTTGTTGCGGTTCACAACAGGAGAAAAGGTTATGGTAAAGAAAATCCTCCTGATCAGGTAA
- the gldD gene encoding gliding motility lipoprotein GldD, translating to MPMHARIVQISLLVLLLFAACSPTPVPKPRSFFRIDMPEKNYQKFENGFPYSFEYPTYANILIDPSPTAEPWWINIDIPRFKARIHLSYKSVDNNLPEYLDDTHKLLTKHISKASGIREDIIVNQEGNVYGIIYNIRGTGVASTCQFYVTDSTRHFLRGALYFNVVPNNDSLAPVIEFLKEDIQHMAMTLQWKSE from the coding sequence ATGCCGATGCACGCCCGGATAGTTCAAATAAGTCTGCTTGTATTGCTTCTCTTTGCTGCATGTTCACCAACTCCCGTGCCCAAGCCAAGATCCTTCTTCAGGATTGACATGCCGGAAAAAAACTATCAGAAATTCGAAAACGGGTTCCCATACTCATTTGAGTACCCCACTTATGCAAATATTTTAATTGACCCATCACCGACTGCTGAGCCCTGGTGGATCAATATTGACATACCAAGGTTCAAGGCAAGAATCCATCTCAGTTATAAAAGCGTTGACAATAACCTGCCTGAATATCTCGACGATACGCATAAACTACTCACCAAACATATCTCAAAAGCATCTGGTATCAGGGAAGACATTATTGTTAACCAAGAAGGAAATGTGTACGGTATTATCTATAACATACGCGGTACCGGGGTTGCAAGCACCTGTCAGTTTTATGTAACTGACAGCACGCGTCACTTTCTACGCGGTGCATTATACTTCAACGTGGTACCCAATAATGATTCTCTAGCCCCGGTTATCGAATTTCTGAAAGAAGATATTCAGCATATGGCGATGACCTTGCAGTGGAAATCAGAATGA